In the Merismopedia glauca CCAP 1448/3 genome, one interval contains:
- the tgt gene encoding tRNA guanosine(34) transglycosylase Tgt translates to MNENFTFKSIARCSHTQARAGIFYTPHGVVETPRFMPVGTVATVKTLTPAQLEATEAQMVLANTYHLHLQPGEEIIAKAGGLHKFMNWKGPMLTDSGGFQVFSLSKMRKISEDGVIFRSPRNGDIINLTPEKSIQIQNALGADVIMAFDECPPYPSDRSTIIASTERTYRWLERCINAHECPQDRALFGIVQGGVYLDLRQAAAESLVKLDLPGYAIGGVSVGEPAELIEKIVKVTAPLLPASKPRYLMGVGTYREMAQAIAWGVDMFDCVIPTRLGRHGAALVQGERWNLRNSRFREDFTPLDETCPCYTCQNFSRAYLNHLVKCQEVLGYTLLSLHNTTELIRFTTRIREAILSDRFTEEFAPWLNSTTTESTDPDLC, encoded by the coding sequence TTGAACGAAAATTTCACTTTTAAATCTATTGCACGTTGCAGTCACACCCAGGCGCGTGCGGGTATCTTTTATACTCCCCACGGAGTGGTGGAAACTCCCAGGTTTATGCCTGTGGGAACTGTTGCTACTGTCAAAACACTCACTCCCGCGCAGCTAGAAGCCACGGAAGCACAGATGGTTTTGGCTAATACTTATCACCTCCATTTGCAGCCAGGAGAAGAGATTATTGCGAAAGCTGGTGGCTTGCATAAGTTTATGAACTGGAAAGGTCCCATGCTGACGGATTCGGGAGGTTTCCAGGTTTTTAGCTTGAGTAAGATGCGGAAAATTTCGGAAGATGGGGTAATTTTTCGTTCTCCTAGAAATGGAGATATTATCAATCTCACCCCCGAAAAATCGATTCAGATCCAAAATGCTTTGGGTGCTGATGTCATTATGGCATTCGATGAGTGTCCGCCATATCCGAGCGATCGCTCTACCATTATCGCCTCGACAGAACGCACCTATCGTTGGCTAGAACGCTGTATAAATGCCCACGAATGCCCTCAAGATCGGGCTTTGTTCGGAATCGTCCAAGGGGGAGTTTACCTCGATTTAAGGCAAGCTGCGGCGGAGTCTTTAGTTAAATTAGATCTGCCTGGTTACGCGATTGGTGGGGTGAGTGTCGGGGAACCAGCCGAATTGATTGAAAAAATAGTCAAAGTCACGGCTCCTCTACTGCCAGCTTCTAAACCCCGCTATTTAATGGGTGTAGGGACATATCGGGAAATGGCTCAGGCTATAGCTTGGGGGGTAGATATGTTTGATTGCGTGATTCCCACTCGTTTAGGAAGACATGGAGCGGCTTTGGTACAAGGAGAGCGCTGGAACTTGAGAAATTCCCGTTTTCGCGAAGATTTCACGCCTTTAGATGAGACTTGCCCTTGTTACACCTGCCAAAACTTTTCTCGCGCCTATCTCAATCATTTGGTGAAGTGTCAGGAGGTTTTGGGTTATACGCTGCTATCTTTGCACAATACAACTGAATTAATTCGGTTTACAACCAGGATTCGAGAGGCAATTTTGAGCGATCGCTTTACTGAAGAATTCGCACCCTGGTTAAACTCTACTACAACTGAATCTACAGATCCCGACTTATGTTAA
- a CDS encoding Get3/ArsA fold putative tail anchor-mediating ATPase NosAFP, whose protein sequence is MALILTFLGKGGTGKTTIAIATAKKLATEGRRVLLAGQDPSPVLGILLETSVSFDPQPIAANLDAVQLQTPVLLERSWEELKQLETQYLRTPVLNNVYGQELGVLPGMDSALALNAIRQYDASGKYDVIIYDGNSDLDTLRMMGMPEIFSWYIRRFRKVVQESDFWRAVSPFIQPVTSVVLNVSWTGDSFAQQPTNDMNNILDRGKAAIADPNRVAAYLVTNETATAIATAQYLWGSAQQVGLTVGGVLLNQAPVSEGLTAKFAPLPVTGIPTTGEKEWGIIGQSLPDFSQAAAAPRPIDIDVANRQVKLFLPGFDKKQVKLSQSGPEVTIEAGSQRRNIFLPPGLSGESVKGAKFQNGYLIISF, encoded by the coding sequence ATGGCATTAATTCTCACCTTCTTAGGTAAAGGCGGTACGGGTAAAACTACCATTGCGATCGCCACGGCTAAAAAACTAGCTACTGAAGGTCGGCGGGTATTGCTAGCAGGACAAGATCCAAGCCCTGTCTTGGGCATCCTGCTAGAAACATCCGTTAGCTTCGATCCGCAGCCCATAGCTGCCAATTTAGACGCAGTACAGCTACAAACTCCCGTGCTTCTAGAGCGCAGTTGGGAAGAACTCAAACAACTGGAAACCCAATATCTCCGCACCCCTGTACTTAATAACGTCTATGGGCAAGAATTAGGGGTATTGCCAGGAATGGATAGTGCCCTAGCCCTGAATGCGATTCGTCAGTACGATGCTAGTGGCAAATATGATGTCATCATCTACGACGGGAATAGCGATTTAGATACTTTGAGGATGATGGGGATGCCAGAGATATTTAGCTGGTATATTCGTCGTTTCCGCAAAGTCGTCCAAGAATCAGATTTTTGGAGAGCCGTATCCCCCTTTATTCAGCCAGTTACAAGTGTGGTATTGAATGTCAGTTGGACTGGGGATAGTTTTGCTCAGCAGCCGACTAACGATATGAATAATATCTTAGATCGAGGGAAAGCAGCGATCGCCGATCCCAATCGGGTAGCGGCTTATCTAGTTACCAATGAAACCGCCACAGCCATAGCTACAGCCCAGTATTTGTGGGGAAGCGCCCAGCAGGTAGGATTAACTGTAGGCGGGGTTTTACTCAATCAAGCCCCAGTTAGCGAAGGATTAACAGCCAAATTTGCCCCGTTACCTGTTACTGGTATTCCTACTACTGGCGAGAAAGAGTGGGGAATCATCGGTCAATCTTTACCAGATTTCAGTCAAGCGGCGGCTGCACCCCGCCCCATCGATATAGATGTCGCTAATCGTCAGGTAAAACTATTTTTACCTGGATTTGACAAGAAGCAAGTCAAACTATCTCAGTCGGGTCCAGAAGTAACTATAGAAGCTGGCTCTCAACGTCGGAATATTTTCCTACCACCAGGTTTAAGCGGTGAATCCGTCAAAGGGGCAAAGTTCCAGAATGGTTATCTAATTATCTCATTTTGA
- the msrP gene encoding protein-methionine-sulfoxide reductase catalytic subunit MsrP, which yields MTLIRIPQSWQIPEAEVTPEEVFYNRRRFMKNLIGAGLGMTALPLAGCDTTTGVPPAASKYSQYPNLIHNPRFADAKRPITDQSLSSRFNNFYEFGTGKGIWKAAQALPTDNWKVEVTGLVNNPRTYDLDDLNQRFPLEERVYRFRCVEAWAMVVPWVGFPMKLLVKDAEPTSKAKFVRLTSYYNEKISLGPKWLPFSTVPWPYTEGMRLDEMTNDLAFFATGIYGHSLPKQHGAPIRAVIPWKYGFKGAKSIVKIEFVEEQPSTFWNAIAPNEYGFEANVDPNVPHPRWSQATEKIMGKGASFTWEKQPTIIYNGYGEYVASLYS from the coding sequence ATGACTCTGATTCGCATCCCTCAATCGTGGCAAATTCCAGAAGCAGAAGTCACTCCAGAAGAGGTTTTCTATAACCGCAGGCGATTTATGAAAAACCTGATTGGTGCTGGATTAGGGATGACGGCTTTACCTCTAGCTGGTTGCGACACGACTACTGGCGTTCCCCCAGCAGCGAGTAAATACAGTCAATATCCTAATTTGATTCATAATCCTCGATTTGCTGATGCTAAGCGCCCTATTACTGACCAATCCCTTTCTTCTCGGTTTAACAACTTCTACGAATTTGGGACTGGTAAAGGGATTTGGAAAGCCGCGCAAGCATTACCTACAGATAACTGGAAGGTTGAAGTCACGGGATTAGTCAACAATCCTCGCACTTACGATTTAGACGATCTAAACCAGAGATTTCCCTTAGAAGAGAGAGTTTATCGGTTTCGCTGTGTAGAAGCTTGGGCGATGGTAGTTCCTTGGGTAGGATTTCCGATGAAATTGCTGGTTAAAGATGCAGAACCTACCTCAAAGGCTAAGTTTGTCAGATTGACATCTTACTACAACGAGAAAATCAGTTTAGGTCCCAAATGGTTGCCCTTTAGTACTGTACCCTGGCCCTATACCGAAGGAATGCGCCTTGATGAGATGACCAACGATCTGGCTTTTTTTGCCACCGGAATTTACGGGCATTCCTTACCAAAACAACATGGAGCGCCGATTAGGGCAGTTATACCCTGGAAATATGGTTTCAAAGGCGCAAAATCCATCGTCAAGATCGAATTTGTCGAAGAACAGCCCAGTACCTTTTGGAATGCGATCGCCCCTAATGAATATGGGTTTGAAGCCAACGTCGATCCTAACGTCCCCCATCCCAGATGGTCACAAGCTACAGAAAAAATTATGGGTAAAGGTGCTAGTTTCACCTGGGAAAAACAACCCACCATAATTTACAACGGCTACGGCGAATATGTAGCTTCACTCTACAGTTGA
- a CDS encoding photosystem II reaction center protein K, with translation MEAALLLAKLPEAYAIFDPLVDVLPVIPVFFLLLAFVWQASVGFR, from the coding sequence ATGGAAGCCGCACTGCTATTAGCTAAGTTGCCAGAAGCATACGCTATTTTTGACCCTCTAGTAGACGTTTTGCCAGTTATTCCCGTGTTCTTTCTCTTGTTGGCTTTTGTTTGGCAAGCTTCTGTGGGATTTAGATAA
- a CDS encoding Uma2 family endonuclease yields the protein MGWLIDPDEQTVFVYRSKQETEVFDEPDEVLPIPPFASELHLSVKDLFGWLLE from the coding sequence ATGGGTTGGTTGATCGATCCAGATGAACAAACTGTGTTTGTCTATCGTTCTAAACAAGAAACTGAAGTGTTTGATGAACCAGATGAGGTTCTTCCTATACCACCGTTTGCAAGTGAGTTACACCTTAGCGTCAAAGATTTGTTTGGTTGGTTGCTAGAGTAA
- a CDS encoding Rpn family recombination-promoting nuclease/putative transposase, which translates to MKTDSIFYRLFQEFPSIFFELIDLSPDEAVRYEFTSREVKQLAFRIDGLFLPTNEERSAFYLVEVQFQPDEILYHRLFAELFLYIKQYRPSHPWRVVVIYPNRSIEREEILQFNELLTSNRVQRIYLDELGEEGAASLGVGVVKLIIEDDKSVVEKAKVLVEQTKQQLTEPIVQRNLIDLIETIIIYTIIIYKLPHKSREEIEAMFGLSELKQTKVYQEALQKGEQKGELKAKLEAIPELLKEGLKIEQIARVLKLPVELVQQEIKQSQS; encoded by the coding sequence GTGAAAACAGATAGTATTTTTTATCGCTTGTTTCAAGAGTTTCCGAGCATTTTCTTTGAACTGATAGATCTTTCACCAGATGAAGCAGTTAGATACGAGTTTACTTCCCGTGAAGTTAAACAGCTTGCTTTTCGGATAGACGGGCTATTTTTACCTACAAATGAAGAACGCAGCGCTTTTTATCTCGTTGAAGTTCAATTTCAGCCAGATGAAATACTTTATCATCGGCTATTTGCTGAACTCTTTCTTTACATCAAACAATATAGACCTTCCCATCCTTGGCGAGTAGTAGTTATTTATCCGAATCGAAGTATAGAAAGGGAGGAAATTTTACAGTTTAACGAACTTCTAACCTCCAATCGAGTTCAGCGCATCTATCTTGATGAACTAGGAGAAGAAGGCGCAGCTTCTTTGGGCGTAGGAGTTGTTAAACTAATAATTGAGGACGATAAAAGTGTTGTGGAAAAAGCTAAAGTTTTAGTTGAGCAGACAAAGCAACAGTTAACCGAGCCAATAGTTCAGCGCAATTTAATCGATTTAATCGAGACAATTATTATTTATACAATTATTATTTATAAATTACCACACAAAAGTCGAGAGGAAATTGAAGCTATGTTTGGATTAAGTGAATTAAAACAAACAAAAGTTTATCAGGAAGCTCTACAAAAAGGCGAACAAAAAGGAGAACTCAAAGCAAAATTAGAAGCTATCCCAGAATTGTTAAAAGAAGGCTTGAAGATTGAGCAAATTGCTAGGGTATTAAAACTTCCCGTAGAACTCGTACAACAGGAAATCAAGCAGAGTCAAAGTTAG
- a CDS encoding Rpn family recombination-promoting nuclease/putative transposase: MIDNISKFLIEQYSSDFAAWLLGQPIALTIINPTELNVEPIRADSVMLLQGAEIILHTEFQTVPDETMGFRMADYYLRLCRKFPEKEIQQVVIYLKPTGSDLVRQTIFQTNVMSHEFRVIRLWEEPLEVFLTTPGLLPYAVLSQAENKEDVLKRVVRELERIADRREQNNLAAATSILAGLQLTEQTIRRLMRSPVMRESTMYQSILREGRAEGLQQERALVLRLLTRKVGSLSPELRSRVDGLSIERLEALGEALLDFGGIGDLEKWLG; this comes from the coding sequence ATGATTGACAACATCTCCAAGTTTCTCATCGAACAGTACTCGTCGGATTTTGCGGCTTGGTTATTAGGTCAACCAATTGCTTTAACCATTATTAATCCTACAGAACTCAATGTCGAGCCAATTCGCGCCGATTCTGTGATGTTACTGCAAGGGGCTGAGATTATCCTACATACTGAGTTCCAGACAGTTCCTGACGAAACTATGGGCTTTAGAATGGCGGATTACTATTTAAGATTGTGTAGGAAGTTCCCAGAAAAAGAAATTCAACAGGTGGTGATATATCTCAAGCCAACAGGTTCCGATTTAGTTAGACAGACGATATTTCAAACCAATGTGATGAGTCATGAGTTTCGAGTCATCAGGTTGTGGGAAGAACCACTGGAGGTTTTTCTGACAACACCAGGATTATTACCTTATGCAGTGTTGAGTCAAGCCGAAAATAAGGAAGATGTTTTAAAACGGGTAGTCAGAGAGCTTGAAAGGATTGCGGATAGAAGAGAACAGAACAATCTAGCAGCAGCTACGAGTATTTTAGCTGGGTTACAATTAACAGAACAGACAATTAGACGATTAATGCGGAGTCCGGTGATGCGCGAGTCTACGATGTATCAGTCCATTTTACGAGAAGGTCGGGCTGAAGGTTTACAGCAAGAACGGGCGTTGGTTCTCAGGCTACTTACTCGCAAAGTAGGTAGTTTATCTCCTGAATTGCGATCGCGAGTCGATGGTTTAAGTATTGAGCGCTTAGAGGCGCTAGGTGAAGCTTTGTTGGATTTTGGCGGTATCGGAGATTTGGAGAAGTGGCTGGGCTGA
- the cobS gene encoding adenosylcobinamide-GDP ribazoletransferase, with product MSFLAIFRSLFGAIAFYTCLPVPHSWNLEFQYVGRWVTWIGLIIGGLLSLIDLGLSALGMPVLTRSALVIITGIGLTGGLHVDGAMDAADGLAVQNPDRRLEVMVDSATGAFGAIAAITIILLKTVSLAELNYPIWLALTTAAIWGRWGQMAAIAFYPYLKPTGKGAFHKAAIRVPIDLILGLLPIFALHGWGIGFQIESVQAAILASGVGMAIALSTGFYFHKQLGGHTGDTYGAVVEWTEALFLCCLTMFVSRR from the coding sequence ATGAGTTTTCTAGCCATTTTTAGATCGCTTTTCGGTGCGATCGCTTTTTACACTTGTTTACCAGTTCCTCATAGTTGGAATCTAGAGTTTCAATATGTGGGGCGCTGGGTAACTTGGATCGGGCTAATTATTGGTGGATTGCTGAGTTTGATAGATTTGGGTTTATCTGCTCTGGGTATGCCCGTGCTGACTCGTTCTGCCTTAGTCATTATCACTGGAATTGGCTTAACTGGTGGTTTGCACGTAGATGGCGCAATGGATGCGGCTGATGGGCTAGCAGTGCAAAATCCAGACAGAAGGCTGGAGGTGATGGTAGATAGTGCGACTGGTGCGTTTGGAGCGATCGCCGCTATTACCATTATTCTACTCAAAACCGTTTCCCTAGCTGAGTTGAATTATCCTATTTGGTTGGCTTTAACGACTGCGGCGATTTGGGGAAGATGGGGACAAATGGCGGCGATCGCGTTTTACCCTTATCTCAAGCCGACAGGGAAAGGTGCATTTCACAAAGCAGCGATCCGCGTTCCTATTGACTTAATCTTGGGCTTGTTGCCAATATTTGCCCTACATGGGTGGGGAATTGGTTTTCAAATCGAATCAGTTCAAGCTGCTATTTTAGCTTCTGGAGTAGGAATGGCGATCGCTTTAAGTACTGGATTTTATTTCCACAAACAGCTAGGAGGGCACACTGGCGATACTTACGGCGCGGTGGTAGAGTGGACGGAAGCTTTATTCTTGTGCTGTTTAACTATGTTCGTCAGTCGTAGGTAA
- the petP gene encoding cytochrome b6f subunit PetP, translated as MVEIGQKVKVCRLRDRVSSEIAGKLGKVGTVKEFKMTDGSGVGAIVEFDDRSSTWFFEDELKTLEN; from the coding sequence ATGGTGGAAATCGGTCAGAAAGTTAAAGTTTGTCGCCTACGCGATCGCGTTTCGTCTGAGATCGCGGGTAAACTAGGTAAAGTTGGTACAGTAAAAGAGTTTAAGATGACCGATGGTAGTGGCGTTGGTGCTATAGTCGAATTCGACGATCGCTCCTCCACTTGGTTCTTTGAAGACGAACTCAAAACCTTAGAAAACTAA
- a CDS encoding DUF6887 family protein: protein MSLCINPNCAKPSNHDNQLYCQVCGSELLLEGLYRVQRELGGGGFGKVYELSQGNTLKILKILTLSQPIALKLFQQEAEVLGKLNHPGIPKVEPDGYFIYFPKDSKEPLHCLVMEKIEGENLETYLKKKQQPIKQKLALKWLIEIAEILDKVHQEGFLHRDIKPANIMLRPNGQLVLIDFGTVKQITATVMASQAKKQGTGVYTPGYAPPEQEKGFTVLKSDFYALGRTFVHLLTNKHPLAFYNPNTDELDWRGAVPNLSPLLADLLDELMQRLAKDRPKDTGEILQRLGEIEQQLYPPPPIKIQPSPPPQQKLSHSSKPPQPSRKSPSRRILGEIRDFFAGKCLFFWIVSIILSTLYKYNKEAFSRFLRNTPSKETPVPIFQYSPHSPGLLNDGGLLMKPHYRNMTRKELKEHLLAHRNDEEAWSVFFENLSELDSSMGYSADLSDKEMERVFREKLDRKA, encoded by the coding sequence ATGAGTCTCTGCATCAATCCCAATTGTGCCAAACCCAGCAACCATGACAACCAATTATACTGTCAAGTTTGTGGCTCAGAATTGCTTTTGGAAGGATTGTATCGGGTACAGCGAGAATTAGGTGGTGGTGGGTTCGGTAAAGTTTACGAACTATCTCAAGGGAATACCCTCAAGATTCTCAAAATACTTACTTTGAGCCAACCAATAGCCTTGAAACTGTTTCAGCAGGAAGCAGAAGTATTGGGTAAACTCAATCATCCAGGGATTCCTAAAGTTGAACCCGATGGGTACTTTATTTATTTTCCCAAAGATAGCAAAGAACCGCTACATTGCTTGGTGATGGAGAAAATAGAAGGGGAAAATTTAGAAACCTATTTGAAAAAGAAGCAGCAACCGATTAAGCAAAAGTTGGCACTGAAATGGCTGATAGAAATTGCCGAGATTTTAGATAAAGTCCATCAAGAAGGCTTTTTGCATCGAGATATTAAGCCCGCCAATATTATGTTACGTCCCAACGGGCAGTTGGTTTTGATTGATTTTGGTACGGTGAAGCAAATCACGGCAACGGTGATGGCTTCTCAAGCCAAGAAACAAGGAACAGGAGTTTATACACCTGGATATGCACCACCAGAACAAGAAAAAGGGTTTACGGTACTTAAATCCGATTTTTATGCTCTCGGACGCACTTTTGTACATTTATTGACAAACAAGCACCCTCTAGCTTTTTATAACCCCAATACCGATGAATTAGATTGGCGGGGTGCAGTCCCAAATTTATCTCCTTTGTTGGCGGACTTATTGGATGAGTTGATGCAGCGTTTGGCGAAGGATCGTCCCAAGGATACAGGGGAGATTTTACAACGATTGGGGGAGATAGAACAGCAATTGTATCCACCACCACCAATAAAAATTCAGCCTTCTCCACCGCCACAGCAGAAACTATCTCATTCTTCTAAACCTCCCCAACCTTCACGAAAATCACCATCTCGAAGAATTTTAGGTGAAATAAGGGATTTTTTCGCAGGAAAGTGTCTTTTTTTTTGGATCGTTTCCATCATACTGTCTACGTTATATAAATATAACAAAGAGGCATTTTCTAGGTTTCTTCGCAATACTCCATCAAAGGAGACACCAGTACCCATTTTTCAGTATTCTCCTCACTCACCAGGACTTTTGAATGATGGAGGTTTATTGATGAAACCACACTATCGAAACATGACACGGAAGGAATTAAAAGAGCATTTACTTGCTCACCGAAATGATGAAGAAGCTTGGTCTGTATTCTTTGAAAACCTAAGTGAATTAGATTCTAGCATGGGATATTCAGCCGATCTATCAGATAAAGAAATGGAGCGGGTTTTTCGAGAAAAACTTGATCGAAAAGCTTGA